A stretch of the Aegilops tauschii subsp. strangulata cultivar AL8/78 chromosome 4, Aet v6.0, whole genome shotgun sequence genome encodes the following:
- the LOC120963142 gene encoding putative protease Do-like 13 produces MMSVVSLVYASSPRGSGFIVYASPEAFLAMTCEHVVRGYRELQIFFPGETKAYKARVLRHDPTIDLALISFLPDGDCLQRRVPLRFADLNAPLNCGAVRMIGYHQVPQGRLLSPGVFDGNLTVQEADQTDDPEMKLRSIQFLNCNYASEPGTSGGPILKGNRVVGVNSDSFGGHKFSISVIGVCNTLRRWLNMENSGVGIDDMLAMLARE; encoded by the exons ATGATGTCTGTGGTCAGCTTGGTGTATGCCAGTAGTCCTCGCGGTAGCGGTTTTATTGTTTACGCCAGCCCAGAAGCGTTTCTAGCCATGACATGCGAGCACGTCGTTCGTGGGTATAGGGAACTCCAAATCTTTTTCCCCGGCGAAACTAAAGCATACAAAGCTAGAGTCCTGAGGCACGACCCAACAATAGACCTTGCTTTAATTTCCTTTCTCCCCGACGGCGATTGCCTTCAACGTCGTGTCCCACTGAGGTTTGCGGACCTAAATGCTCCACTAAATTGTGGGGCAGTTCGGATGATAGGATACCATCAGGTTCCACAAGGCCGCCTTCTGAGCCCAGGAGTGTTCGACGGCAACCTCACGGTCCAAGA GGCCGACCAGACAGACGATCCTGAAATGAAATTGAGGAGCATCCAGTTTCTTAATTGTAATTACGCGTCCGAGCCTGGCACGTCAGGAGGCCCTATTCTCAAGGGGAATAGGGTTGTTGGGGTAAACTCTGATTCTTTTGGAGGACACAAGTTTTCCATCTCTGTCATAGGTGTATGCAACACACTGCGGAGGTGGCTTAACATGGAAAAT AGCGGTGTTGGAATCGATGACATGCTAGCAATGCTTGCTCGGGAATGA